The proteins below come from a single Acidobacteriota bacterium genomic window:
- a CDS encoding VacB/RNase II family 3'-5' exoribonuclease gives MLSDAFILRHIDRQSKKMATYKQLLRELGVKGDERRELADRLRILVKRGALLEIDSGRYSLPKASPTTNRNMFVGRLSMHRDGFGFVIPEAATLDPSLKSRLSGDVFIPPNAAGSSMHGDRVLVEITAFRPEGRAEGRVVRSVVRAHPTLVGVFHYGNRGNYVTPLDGKVGQQIVIPPRMEKPQTATTGATEDTGKSAQGKAKPVAQHRVVGKEAAQHADWRDLEGVIVDVEITEWPSATQNPRGRVIEILGEENDFGVDVEIMIRKFHLPHRFPPAVIEEAQAISPVIPEAELKRRRDYRDLPIVTIDGETARDFDDAVHVRLLENGNYELQVHIADVAQYVTPDAPLDQEARLRGTSVYFPDRAVPMLPLELSTDICSLRPQVDRLVLSCTMEMDHQGEVLGYEVNEGVIRSVERMTYTAVNAVIEGDAATRERYAPLVENFERMRDLAMILNRKRQRRGSIDFDLPEAVIEFDEHGLMKSITRSERNIAHRLIEEFMLSANESVAHYLENKRIASLYRIHDKPDAKRVYDFEVIASTFGYSLGVGALPIHRVQMKTDRRSAHGTGKGAREIEVPKEVHITPRMYQKLSAKIAGTPEERILSFLMLRSLKQARYSEENHGHFALAAPTYTHFTSPIRRYPDLIVHRILKDVLRESAEKMDGDVPVGVATGTHEFSRGGDHTKKREPSAPDNSRAGAPAPQQPSPWSKRRDHAAHQAELEPLGGPIAIEELHSIAEESSTTERRADEAERELMEWKKVKFMESRVGEDFDGLIISVTKYGFFVELTDLFVEGLVPLDSLADDRYTFHENTRQIIGQRSRRTYSMGDRVRVLLDRIDPVEKKLQFAVFEELRPPSRRRK, from the coding sequence ATGCTCTCTGACGCTTTCATTCTTCGTCACATCGATCGCCAGTCTAAGAAGATGGCGACGTACAAACAATTGCTGCGCGAACTCGGCGTGAAGGGTGACGAACGCCGGGAGTTGGCCGACCGGCTTCGCATTCTGGTAAAGAGAGGCGCACTTCTGGAGATCGATTCGGGCCGCTACTCCCTGCCGAAGGCTTCTCCGACCACCAATCGCAACATGTTCGTGGGACGTCTGAGCATGCATCGCGATGGTTTTGGTTTCGTCATTCCGGAAGCGGCCACGCTCGATCCCAGTTTGAAATCTCGTCTCAGTGGCGATGTGTTCATTCCTCCGAATGCCGCCGGATCGTCAATGCACGGCGACCGGGTATTAGTCGAGATCACGGCTTTTCGTCCCGAGGGACGGGCCGAGGGGCGTGTCGTTCGCTCCGTGGTGCGCGCGCATCCGACGCTGGTGGGAGTGTTTCACTACGGAAATCGCGGCAACTACGTTACCCCGCTGGATGGAAAAGTTGGGCAGCAGATCGTGATTCCACCGCGGATGGAAAAACCTCAAACGGCAACCACGGGGGCCACGGAGGACACGGGGAAAAGCGCACAGGGGAAGGCGAAACCAGTAGCGCAACATCGTGTGGTGGGCAAAGAGGCCGCGCAGCATGCGGACTGGCGGGATCTCGAGGGAGTGATCGTCGATGTCGAGATTACGGAGTGGCCCTCGGCGACGCAGAATCCGCGCGGACGCGTGATCGAGATCCTCGGAGAAGAAAATGATTTCGGCGTCGATGTCGAGATCATGATCCGAAAATTTCATCTGCCACACCGTTTTCCTCCGGCAGTGATTGAAGAGGCGCAGGCGATCAGTCCGGTGATTCCCGAAGCGGAGCTGAAGCGGCGTCGCGACTATCGCGACCTGCCGATCGTGACGATCGACGGCGAAACTGCCCGCGACTTTGACGACGCCGTTCATGTCCGCCTCCTCGAAAACGGCAACTATGAACTGCAAGTTCACATCGCGGACGTCGCACAGTACGTCACGCCCGATGCGCCGCTCGATCAAGAAGCCCGCCTGCGAGGTACCAGCGTTTATTTTCCTGACCGTGCCGTACCGATGTTGCCGCTCGAACTCTCGACTGACATTTGCAGCCTGCGACCGCAAGTCGACCGGCTGGTCTTGTCCTGCACGATGGAAATGGATCATCAAGGCGAAGTGCTGGGTTACGAGGTCAACGAAGGAGTGATCCGCTCCGTTGAACGCATGACGTACACGGCAGTGAATGCGGTGATCGAAGGTGATGCGGCTACGCGAGAACGTTATGCGCCGCTGGTCGAGAATTTCGAACGGATGCGTGACCTCGCGATGATCCTGAACCGGAAGCGGCAGCGTCGCGGATCCATCGACTTCGATCTGCCCGAAGCGGTTATCGAATTCGACGAACATGGATTGATGAAGAGCATCACGCGTTCGGAGCGGAACATCGCGCACCGGCTCATCGAAGAATTCATGCTCTCTGCCAATGAAAGCGTCGCGCACTATCTCGAAAATAAACGCATTGCATCGCTTTACCGCATCCACGACAAGCCGGATGCCAAGCGGGTCTATGACTTTGAGGTGATTGCGTCCACGTTTGGATACTCGTTAGGCGTAGGCGCTCTGCCGATTCATCGCGTGCAGATGAAGACCGACCGCCGTTCCGCCCATGGCACCGGAAAGGGCGCGCGCGAAATTGAGGTGCCAAAGGAAGTCCACATCACGCCGCGCATGTATCAGAAGCTGTCCGCCAAAATCGCTGGTACGCCGGAGGAACGCATTCTCAGCTTTCTCATGCTTCGCTCGCTGAAGCAGGCGCGGTATTCGGAGGAGAATCACGGACACTTCGCCTTGGCGGCTCCGACCTATACGCATTTCACGTCGCCGATCCGGCGCTATCCGGACCTGATCGTGCACCGTATTTTGAAAGACGTCCTGCGCGAGTCTGCCGAAAAAATGGATGGAGACGTGCCGGTTGGTGTTGCCACGGGAACGCACGAATTTAGTCGTGGCGGGGATCATACAAAAAAGCGTGAGCCTTCAGCCCCCGACAATTCGCGGGCGGGGGCGCCCGCGCCACAGCAACCTTCTCCGTGGTCAAAGCGGCGAGATCATGCTGCTCATCAAGCGGAACTGGAGCCACTCGGCGGGCCGATTGCGATCGAAGAACTGCATAGTATCGCGGAAGAATCGAGCACCACCGAGCGTCGCGCCGATGAAGCGGAACGGGAACTGATGGAGTGGAAGAAAGTAAAGTTCATGGAGTCCCGCGTTGGCGAGGACTTCGACGGCCTCATTATCAGCGTCACCAAGTACGGCTTCTTCGTGGAACTCACTGACCTTTTTGTGGAGGGGCTCGTCCCGCTGGATTCTCTGGCTGACGACCGTTACACTTTTCACGAAAATACCCGCCAGATTATCGGACAACGCAGCCGCAGGACGTACAGCATGGGCGACCGGGTACGAGTCCTGCTGGATCGAATCGATCCGGTGGAAAAGAAACTGCAGTTTGCGGTGTTCGAGGAGCTGCGTCCGCCATCGCGCCGGCGAAAGTGA